The Halomicronema hongdechloris C2206 genome includes a window with the following:
- a CDS encoding glycosyltransferase family 2 protein, with the protein MADSSTEAVYIIIPVHNRKTTTLTCLQHLQQQGDLERFQVVVVDDGSTDGTSEVIHLQYPQVHLLQGDGHLWWAGATKLGMEYAYGQGAEYFVWLNDDTLPESGTLQKLLVFCAAHLQTIAASQCYWGGVFTYGGQVRRRLKQIPHYAAPGDISHCDALDGNLVCIPRAVVDDIGYPLSQQIPHYGSDNMYTWLAKQTGYELSLLGDAISQCPRDHQWVSWLISQEPIWQHWQGMLSPKTNTYIVGHWHFCIRYWGIPGVIPFLTPYLRLFVITVLRCFLPRRLLWLLKCQFGGAEKSDLRNTSFRESAARSGIQGSHNATYQDAMAGSPQQRE; encoded by the coding sequence ATGGCTGACTCGAGTACTGAAGCCGTCTATATCATCATTCCGGTCCACAACCGCAAGACCACGACACTCACATGCCTGCAACATCTGCAGCAACAGGGCGATCTAGAGAGATTTCAAGTGGTGGTTGTCGATGATGGCTCAACCGATGGCACTAGCGAAGTCATTCATCTGCAGTATCCTCAGGTGCATCTGCTTCAAGGAGATGGCCATCTCTGGTGGGCCGGAGCGACCAAGCTGGGTATGGAATATGCCTATGGGCAGGGGGCGGAGTATTTTGTGTGGTTGAACGACGATACGCTGCCAGAAAGCGGAACCCTCCAGAAGCTATTAGTGTTCTGTGCGGCTCATCTTCAAACCATTGCCGCCAGTCAGTGCTATTGGGGTGGTGTGTTTACCTATGGGGGGCAAGTACGGCGTCGCCTAAAACAAATCCCCCACTATGCGGCACCAGGAGACATCAGTCATTGCGACGCCTTGGATGGCAATCTAGTCTGCATACCACGCGCTGTCGTCGATGATATTGGCTATCCGCTGAGTCAACAAATCCCCCACTACGGCAGCGACAATATGTATACTTGGTTGGCTAAGCAAACAGGCTATGAGCTATCTCTTCTAGGAGATGCCATATCACAATGTCCCCGCGATCACCAATGGGTCAGTTGGCTGATAAGTCAAGAGCCCATTTGGCAACATTGGCAGGGGATGCTTTCCCCTAAGACAAACACTTATATCGTCGGCCATTGGCATTTTTGTATCCGTTACTGGGGTATTCCTGGTGTTATTCCTTTCCTAACACCCTATCTGCGATTATTTGTGATTACAGTTCTACGCTGTTTCCTCCCTCGCCGATTGCTTTGGCTCCTCAAGTGCCAATTTGGTGGCGCAGAAAAGTCTGATCTACGCAATACGTCATTCCGGGAAAGCGCAGCGCGATCCGGAATCCAGGGAAGTCATAATGCCACCTATCAAGATGCTATGGCTGGATCCCCGCAGCAGCGAGAATGA